Part of the Erinaceus europaeus chromosome 5, mEriEur2.1, whole genome shotgun sequence genome is shown below.
AGTCATACTCCTGGTTCTTCTGCTTAAACCTGCCTGTCACTACACTTATTTTCTGGGAAGACAAGAATGCACATACTTTTAATAGATTTCTCTCCCAATGGAAAAAACAGAACATGTCTCAATAGCCTGGAAATCTTGAATCCGGTAGCATTTCATGGATGGAGGCATTCCTAATCActtaaaatcatcatcatcatcatcatcattaatatAAATAGAAGGGCAGAGAAACAGACAGTAGTACGGATACTTCCTTCAATTCTGcacaggctgggcttgaacctgggtcccctaTGTGGCAAGATggaacactattcaagtgagctatttcactggtccttatttactgatttttaaaaactgttttcttttttaaaaaaatatatttattattttattttattatgttattggataggacagagagaaattgagagaatggaaggtagagaggaatagagaaagacagacacctacagacctgcttcaccgctggtgaagtgatcgccctgcaggtggggaacttggggcttgaaccaagatcctttcttgggtccttatgctttgtactatgtgcgcttaacctggtgtgctactgcccagcaccctattttgctttatttttaatgataaagaGGCATATAGAGAGattgaaggagggagggaaagatagataaatgaggggtcgggcggtagcgtagcaggttaagcgcacatggctcggagcacaaggcctggcataaggattccggttcgagctcccagtagctttggcaagcggtgaagcagatctatgggtgtctatctttctctcctcctttctgtctacccctcctctctcgatttctctctgtcctatccaacaacaacgacatcaatggcaacaataacaataataaccatggcaacaaaatgggaaaaaatgggggctggatttgtagtgcaggcactgggtcccatcaataacccgggaggataaaaaaatagatagatgatagataaataggccCACCAATTGACCAAGATTAGAATAGTGCTCACCTCGGCTTATAaatgtgaaggattgaacctagggctttggagccttaggcacgatatttaacatatatttgttaaagattttatttatttgtgagaaagacaggaggagagagaaagaaccagacatcactctggcacatgtgctgtcgggtatcaaactcgggacctcatgcttgagagtccaaagctttaccactgcgccacctcccgggccatgaTGTTTAATGATTTTTATGGGAGACCACAGTACTGTTCACCTCTGGTATATGCTGTATAAGGGACCAAACCCAGTCTCATGCACATATGTCTAGTGCTCTGTTGCTGAGCTATGGGCTCAGTCCAACCAATGCATTGTTTTGTTCAGTCCCTGACCTCTAGACTATTGTCACTTCAGTTCTTGGCCCAGAGTTTCTATTAGAAAGCCCTCCAGGaatgaggaagaaggaaggatggaggttACCTGATGAAGGATTATGTAGGTGAGAAATAGGTGGCAGCCCTGAGACCTCCTGGTAGACAGATCTGCTGGTAACCAGTCTGTCTAACAGCTTATCAGAAGACACAGTCCAGGCTTTGCAGAACACCTGGTTAGAATCACCTCTCCAGGGGTTATCGAGCAATGCCTGGCAGCCTGTTCTGTTACTGAATAAATCCTGCTCACTGCGGCTTTTCTGAGATGGCTGGGCTGTATGATGAGGACCGGAGCTCAGCATAGCATGGGAGGTGGCCCCATGGGAGGCCGTCAGGAAGTTGTTGCCCAGCGTGATGGGTGGGAGGCTCTGTGTTCTGATGGGTGGAAGCTCTTTGTGGGTCAGAGGCTTCTTGTCTGGCAAGAGATATTTTATGTTCTCTGAGGTCTTTTTCTTAAAATCTGCTGTAGGCACCTGGTCACCAGGCTGTTCTCGGATATTGGTGTCCACGATATTGTCAAAGGAGGTGACGATGTTCTCGACTTCTGAGGTGTGCTCCCCTCTGAGGTGGTCCCTGCTGTGCTCCTTCGGATAGACCCTctgctcttcctttttgtttttgcagAAGATTTGGTTAAGCATGCTgaatcctccctccttcctctgacCTTCTGACCTTCTGCTGTTCTGGGGAGGAACAGGTCGGGTAGGCTCTGTTCTGTGGCAATAGAAAGTGAGAAGGGATCTGTGAGAACTGGAAGGGAAGCAAACAAAACACCTTTCCTATGCCACCTGATTGAGCGGGTTGTGtgagatatttcatttttttttaaattgaacttACTTTAtttgtggaggtagatagcataatagttatgcaaagagactctcatgtgtgaggctccaaagtcccaagttcagtcctctacaccaccataagtcagagttgagcagtgctctgggaagaatgtatatattttccctctctttttttcttcttcccagagcactactcagctttggcttatgatggtgctgggacttgaacctgagactacTGGTGCCTCAGCATgataatctttttgcataaccactatgctagctccccagcccttcatttcatttttatttgtgattaatagtggggtacaagaatgtaagattacagggtatagtttctttttttgtttgtttattttctacaAGGTATAGTTTCATACCCTACCATTCTGTGTCCCCAACCTCCCACTTGCCAAAATGAATACTACAGTtgtcacaaaatcttagaaacagtttgtttgatttaaaaattttttgtttgttttgcaagtttatgtgtatcagcTCCCTAGATCCCACATATAGGTGAAACCAGTCGGTTTTAGATGGAATTAAACTGTCAGTACTCTGCCAGCAGTCAGGAGATGTCATACTGAAGTCCAAGTTGAAAATTAAAGGATGACTATCAGAAATTTAATTTCCTTCCACTTCCCACCCCTGTCCCTTCAAAATAACAAATAGTCAAGACTGATTATAAGCGTTTTGGAGAGGAAATTCATCATGAAACCATAGACTGGGAGAAAGATTTGCAGTCCACAAACCCCTTCCCGGCTGCCCCGTAACCCAAAGCCTTGTATTAGACTCCCATGCCGCTCTCTAGAAAGGAAGGTTGATTTGAGCAATAACTCCTGTCTCTACTGCAGGTTTGCAAGGCAATAACAAAGCATTTTCCATTTCATGCAAAAGCTGGTGTGACAACTTTTGACTTTCTGTGTTGCCAGGAGGCCCTCATTTGGCTTGAAGAAGACCCAGGACTGAAGTCAGGCTTGAACCAGTAGAAACAGGATGGAGGTTGGGAAAGTAAACACAGTTTTAGGTTTTCTCCAAAAGAGACGCAGGAGATCTGACCTAGAGCTCTGACCttctccacctccggaagtctccccATTTGATGCTATTTGTatgttctttgttttcctttcattttttttttttagaaactaaatttcttattaaaatatttttaataaatacacTAAAGGAAACCAAAGGAAGAAGCTTTTGTCTGGGCCTCAGATGTGGAAGAGGAAGTATATATTCCAGGGGCTGGGTGCGGCTGCAGAAGAAAAGTGAGCAATGCCCCATGGACAGAAAAATTCCAAGGAAAAAAGGCTAACTGTTGTCCAGCTGGCTGGCCCTTCCTTCTTGTGCGAGTGTCTCCTTGAAATACTATTGTGTTTTTGTTAATTGGAAAATTCTGTGTTATTCTCTTTGGAGGCCACAATTCACTTCATGCTTTCTGTGGTATGAGTTAAGGATGAAATCTCATCTTTGCGCAGGCTGTAAGAGCCAGATCGCACCATTACTTTTCAGAGTGAGATACTGTAATGTGTAATTTGAAACACAGCAGGACTAATGTGCTTCCCTCCTGTAACACGGTCTATAATTAAATCTTTCTCcttggacccccccccaacacttcattccagcctttaggtccatgattggtcaacaatttgtttggctttgtatgttaactctcttttcagccaccaggtttcagatgctaccataatgccgaccagacttccctggacagacaaccccaccaatgtgtcctggagccccacttccccagagccctgccccactagggaaagagagagacaggctgggagtatagatccacctgccaatgcccatgttcagcggggaagcaattacagaagccagaccttccaccttctgcatcccacaatgaccctgggtccatactcccagagggataaagaatagggaagctatcaggggaggggatgggatatggagttctgtgtggtgggaattgtgtggagttgtacccctcttatcctatggttttgttagtgtctccttttttaaatacgtaaaaaaaattaaagaaatatagtATTTATActatcaaaacaataaaataatcagAATGTCAAAAAAATCTTTCTCCTCGtgacaaattttctttttttatattttatttatttctttatttactggatagagacagataaattgagaaagaagagggaaataaaaaaggagagagagaaagacacctgacgcGTTGCTGCACTGCTctggaagcttccctccccccccacaggtggggactggggccttgaacttgggtccaagcacattgtaacatgtgttcatgATGTaatggcattctttttttttgtttttaaacagagcactgctcatggtcatgtgggggattgaacctgggactctggagctttaggcatgagagtctctttgcagaaccattatgctatctacccctgcccatggtGTGTCTTTTCTACTGAGGGTGGCAGAGACACTGGGTGAAACTGTGGGCTCCTTGGCACAACCCAACCCAAGATAGTTGAACCAGCGGACTTGAATTAAATTATCATTTCAGCATGTAGAACACAGGCCCcgggcttgatccctggcactgcagggGCATGgcaatgttctggtctttctctcattatgaaaataaatagggacggggggggggggggggggaggtagcataatggttatgcaaaaagactcttgtgcctgaggctctgaagtctcaggttcaatctcccgcaccactgtaaaccagaaacAAGGAGCACTCTGgttaaacaataataaataaactaagtaAATACAAAGTCTCTCCCccattattttaaagagaaaggcagagatgaagggagtgagaaaggagagagtcCACCTGTGCTGTTCCCAAGTGGTGCTGATCACACCCCAGGGCCTGGTGCATGGGAGGGAGTacactctattgggtgagctagCTCTTAGACAccaaaataagtctttaaaaattatcatttaaTTTACAAGTGTTCATAATAGTATGAAGTCTTGTTGTTTCTCCAGAgttttagctctagcttatggtggtgcagggggttgaatcttgaacttcaggacctcaggcatggaagtcttttgcataaccatcatggtatcttccccaccccacatATGGGCATATTTTTGAGCATATCTATTTCTGTCCAAATAGGAAAGAGTTAAGCGACTCTGTTATATACTGCAATGTGATGGTTGTCTTGAGGTATGATTATCAAGTTGGCAGCTGAACTAGACATTTTCTTCGTGGAACCATACTTTCATGACTCACAAAGTACAGTTACTTAGAGGTGGAGGTTTGCAGAGATTGTCAGGACCAGGACGGGGGgagtggcacacctcattgagcgcacatgttacaatgtgcaaggacccatgtttgaggccctcgtccccacctgcagggggaaagctttgagagtagtgaagtagggctacaggtttcttatctctccatctctctccctctctatcacccccttccctctagatttctggctgtctctagccaataaataaacacaatttttttaaaaaagaaattgtctcAAAAAATGTGAACTTGCCATTTCAAGGTAAACAATTGACAATAATTTTTGCCAATGACAAAAGTCTAGTTTTAAGCAAGAATTAGAACCTTGGAAAACTAATAtgcaggggacaggtggtggcgcacctgcttgagagcacatgttacaatgcacaaggacctgagttcaagtcccctttccccacctgcagggggaaagcttcaggagtggtgaagcagggctgcaggtgtctctctgtctctcttcttctccatctcctccttccctcaggatatctggctgtctttatcagaaaaagataacaacaacaaaaagaaaactaatagGCAGCCTGTGAGTTTGAAAGCTTCTCGATAGCCTTTTCTGATAAGATCAGTGATACAGTTGACAAATGTGAGTTTTGATGTTACTTAATAAAAATGTGCCATTTTGAGGTTACTCATAACTTAATGAATTGACATTTTCCATGTGACCAGTGTAAGATGTTATAAAACCATACAGGGCATAAGAGCCATTTAAAGTAAAGAGTGactaatgacctttttttttttcttaaattaatgGCCTTTAATGGAAAGCATAACAAGCTCATTGATAAATGGTGACAGAGTCCCCATGGCAAATAACCACTAGGAAACACTACTTATTAAGCTGTGGTGTGCtgaagaaaaaatatacacaACTCTTAGAAAATCTTGTTGCGATGCTCCCTTTTCCAAGTCTTTGTGAAGCCAGATTGTATTTATTAAAAGCAAGCGATGAAAATGCATGACAAATAATTTGAATCCAGAAGCAGATTTGGGAATCCAACTGTATTCCATTAAGATATCAAAGAAATTTCCAAAACAATGTAGAACGTAGCTCCTTTTATAAAATTTTGTTTTGGAGAATAAATTATTgtgtttttcttctgtttttctttttctttttggtcagagcaatgctcagtgctggggattgaacctgagacctcttgaATGCAAATTCTCTGCACaactgctgtgctatcttcctGAACCTGAGAacacattctcttttttaatttcttctttaaaaatgtatttattgggcaggggagacagcttaatggttatgcaaacagactgtcatgcttgagtttcctaaataccaggttcaatcccccgcaccaccataagccagagctgagcagtgctctggtcaaagccAGCtggttatgattgggccctcctcaatcgctatcgaacaggccatggccggtgggccactatgttccatcgctggggagccagagacgacccgaactgcccctgcggctccagacagactatgacccacatagtccacgactgccacctctccagattcaaaggaggtctcgaaacttgacatcaggctcaacctgacgctgttgactggctacggaagaagggcaaacgctagaagaagaaaaaggctctggtgtttctgtgtgtgtgtctctctctgcatttctctcaaaaataaaataaataaaatatttttaaaaataaataaataaaaatgtgtttattgatttagtaatgactgacatgaccataggataagaggaacgCATTCcttacaattcctaccatcagagtatATTCCATACCCTCTATGGAAGCTTTGCTGAGCACACattttttaactaaaaaataTCATGTTTGTTCTAACATGCATATGCAATGGGTTGACTCTGACTTTAAATGAATAACTAAGTAGTCTAAttaaaaatttctcattttaaactttttttttttcttttttgactagactactgctcagctctggcttatggtggtgcgggatattgaacctggaactttggagcctcaggcatgagagtctctttgcataaccattatgctggctaccCCCAtcctcagttttttttaaaaaagaatttatttatttatgagaaagatagaaggagagaaagaaccagccatcactctggtacatgtgtttccagggatagaactcgggacctcatggttgagaatccagtgctttatccactgtgccacctcctggaccactcccacCCTCAGTTTTAACTTCTAATACCATAAATGTATAACTTACATaaccaaaagtttttttttttttttcaagtttcaaTTCTCATCAATATTTATGAGGCTGTAAGGGCTCTGAAAGAAACTATTTGAGGTCTGCTGATTGACATAGCCTTAAGGGAACAGGGGAGTGAGAAAAGGTAAGAAGAGATAAAGTTGAATAAGTGTTAGACTGATGAATTTGTGCTTACTAACACAATACAGAGAGAATCACATTAATTCACAGAATTGAAAACATGTACTTATGGCAAATAAAATgttaagtctttttaaattttttactagagcactgctcagctctggcttatggtggtacaggggattgaacatgataccttggagcctcaggcatgagagtctgtttgcataaccattatgctatctacctcctaaTGTTAAGTCTATGCTGGGTTTGCACACTAGttacatatgtatgtacatatttgTGTATTTTTGGTAGAGCTGGGATCTTGTATTTTTGGTAGAGCTGGGATCTTGTATATATGATTTCATTGCTTCTAGTTCTCTTTTGTTCAGATATGTAcattgagagacagacagacagagagggagagggagagagagagagagacagatcataccactgaagtttcttccaatactatagcacctcccatgtgatgccaggattaGAGCCTGGGCTGTGCATACGGCAAGCCAGAAACCCAaccagatgaactatctttcTGGTCCACACACAGCTGGGAAATTTGAGAAATTGCACACAGATTCATACATCTTTGAGAGGGCAGAATCCTGATATGCTCACCTGCTTTCTTGAGAGAGGAGCTTGACGCAGGCTGTATGGCCGCAGTACAGGGCGTAGGCCAGGGGCGTGCTCTCGTTGATGTCTCGAAGATTGCTGTCCATGCCCAGTTCCAGCAGTGACTGTACACATTCTGTTTTCCCTACAGCTGCAGCCCAGTGCAGAGGTGTCCTGGGAGGCACATGGGAAAAAAGCAGAACCGTCTGAACACCTGAGTGTGTAAACCCCTTAGCCAGCAAAAGGTCCTGCTTACTCAGgcgcttttaaaaatatatgcatatatgtatttaaatatttatttatgaaagaaagagatagagagagaagaaggaggaggaggatgattaTAGCAGCATTCTGGTACAtgggatgccaggaattgaactcaggatctcatgcttgagaggtcaatGCGTTATCCACTCCACCAACTCCTGGACCCCCAAACCTTCAGGTGTTTACAGCATGGGGACAGTGTGTACAAAATGGTGCTTGAAAATGGTGGGTGTATGAAGGAGCCTCACTTATA
Proteins encoded:
- the LOC103109793 gene encoding ankyrin repeat domain-containing protein 55 isoform X2 — translated: MDSNLRDINESTPLAYALYCGHTACVKLLSQESRTEPTRPVPPQNSRRSEGQRKEGGFSMLNQIFCKNKKEEQRVYPKEHSRDHLRGEHTSEVENIVTSFDNIVDTNIREQPGDQVPTADFKKKTSENIKYLLPDKKPLTHKELPPIRTQSLPPITLGNNFLTASHGATSHAMLSSGPHHTAQPSQKSRSEQDLFSNRTGCQALLDNPWRGDSNQVFCKAWTVSSDKLLDRLVTSRSVYQEVSGLPPISHLHNPSSGQNFQHLSPNRPKIRDFPFARNNLEPLPDQKFLSREPLRTNRVLPAIPSQRGHSAPTGQGEDSASPAHDEN
- the LOC103109793 gene encoding ankyrin repeat domain-containing protein 55 isoform X1, with product MCENSSCSKSSPQIGIARTLGFYFSHFNRTPLHWAAAVGKTECVQSLLELGMDSNLRDINESTPLAYALYCGHTACVKLLSQESRTEPTRPVPPQNSRRSEGQRKEGGFSMLNQIFCKNKKEEQRVYPKEHSRDHLRGEHTSEVENIVTSFDNIVDTNIREQPGDQVPTADFKKKTSENIKYLLPDKKPLTHKELPPIRTQSLPPITLGNNFLTASHGATSHAMLSSGPHHTAQPSQKSRSEQDLFSNRTGCQALLDNPWRGDSNQVFCKAWTVSSDKLLDRLVTSRSVYQEVSGLPPISHLHNPSSGQNFQHLSPNRPKIRDFPFARNNLEPLPDQKFLSREPLRTNRVLPAIPSQRGHSAPTGQGEDSASPAHDEN